A single genomic interval of Cygnus olor isolate bCygOlo1 chromosome 17, bCygOlo1.pri.v2, whole genome shotgun sequence harbors:
- the RHOF gene encoding rho-related GTP-binding protein RhoF isoform X2, translating to MEAANGTLPDGAAGSKGGGAAAPSGKKEVKVVIVGDGGCGKTSLLMVYAKGAFPEQYAPSVFEKYTTSVTIGKKEVVLNLYDTAGQEDYDRLRPLSYQNTNVVLICYDVMNPTSYDNVAVKWYPEVNHFCRGVPLVLIGCKTDLRKDKEQLRKLRASKQEPITYNQSLTAESISSHAT from the exons ATGGAAGCGGCCAACGGGACCCTGCCCGACGGCGCGGCGGGCAGCAAggggggcggcgcggccgcTCCGTCGGGCAAGAAGGAGGTGAAGGTGGTGATCGTGGGGGACGGCGGCTGCGGGAAGACCTCGCTGCTGATGGTGTACGCCAAGGGCGCCTTCCCCGAG caATATGCACCGTCTGTGTTTGAGAAGTACACCACCAGTGTTACGATTGGCAAAAAGGAAGTCGTCCTGAATCTGTATGACACCGCAG GGCAGGAGGACTATGATCGGCTACGACCACTTTCTTACCAGAACACAAACGTAGTGTTAATTTGTTACGATGTCATGAACCCCACCAGCTATGATAATGTAGCAGTTAAG TGGTATCCTGAAGTGAATCACTTCTGCCGAGGTGTCCCGCTCGTGCTGATCGGCTGTAAGACAGACCTTCGGAAAGACAAAGAGCAGTTGCGTAAGCTCAGGGCTTCTAAGCAGGAACCCATTACCTACAACCAG TCTCTTACAGCTGAGAGCATCTCGAGTCATGCGACGTGA
- the RHOF gene encoding rho-related GTP-binding protein RhoF isoform X1, translating into MEAANGTLPDGAAGSKGGGAAAPSGKKEVKVVIVGDGGCGKTSLLMVYAKGAFPEQYAPSVFEKYTTSVTIGKKEVVLNLYDTAGQEDYDRLRPLSYQNTNVVLICYDVMNPTSYDNVAVKWYPEVNHFCRGVPLVLIGCKTDLRKDKEQLRKLRASKQEPITYNQGEAACQQINAEVYLECSAKCRENIEKVFKEATTIALSAMKKAKRQRKQRACSVL; encoded by the exons ATGGAAGCGGCCAACGGGACCCTGCCCGACGGCGCGGCGGGCAGCAAggggggcggcgcggccgcTCCGTCGGGCAAGAAGGAGGTGAAGGTGGTGATCGTGGGGGACGGCGGCTGCGGGAAGACCTCGCTGCTGATGGTGTACGCCAAGGGCGCCTTCCCCGAG caATATGCACCGTCTGTGTTTGAGAAGTACACCACCAGTGTTACGATTGGCAAAAAGGAAGTCGTCCTGAATCTGTATGACACCGCAG GGCAGGAGGACTATGATCGGCTACGACCACTTTCTTACCAGAACACAAACGTAGTGTTAATTTGTTACGATGTCATGAACCCCACCAGCTATGATAATGTAGCAGTTAAG TGGTATCCTGAAGTGAATCACTTCTGCCGAGGTGTCCCGCTCGTGCTGATCGGCTGTAAGACAGACCTTCGGAAAGACAAAGAGCAGTTGCGTAAGCTCAGGGCTTCTAAGCAGGAACCCATTACCTACAACCAG GGTGAAGCAGCTTGCCAGCAGATAAATGCAGAAGTTTATCTGGAGTGCTCAGCAAAATGTCGTGAGAACAtagaaaaagtttttaaagaagcaaCAACCATTGCTTTAAGTGCCATGAAAAAAGCCAAGCGCCAAAGGAAACAGAGGGCGTGCTCAGTGTTATGA